Proteins from a single region of Argiope bruennichi chromosome 6, qqArgBrue1.1, whole genome shotgun sequence:
- the LOC129971752 gene encoding uncharacterized protein LOC129971752, protein MISYRLTPGRDEQTHAGQGRTDSRRAGTNRLTPGRDEQTHAGQGRTDSHRAGTNRLTPGRDEQTHTGQGRTDSHRAGTNRLTPGRDEQTHTGQGRTDSHRAGTNRLTPGRDEQTHTGQGRTDSHRAGTNRLTPGRDEQTHTGQGRTDSHRAGTNRLTPGRDEQTHTGQGRTDSHRAGTNRLTPGRDEQTHTGQGRTDSHRAGTNRLTPGRDEQTHTGQGRTDSHRAGTNRLTPGRDEQTHTGQGRTDSHRAGTNRLTPGRDEQTHTGQGRTDSHRAGTNRLTPGRDEQTHTGQGRTDSHRAGTNRLTPGRDEQTHTGQGRTDSHRAGTNRLTPGRDEQTHTGQGRTDSHRAGTNRLTPGRDEQTHTGQGRTDSHRAGTNRLTPGRDEQTHTGQGRTDSHRAGTNRLTPGRDEQTHTGQGRTDSHRAGTNRLTPGRDEQTHNFERRS, encoded by the coding sequence ATGATTTCTTACAGACTCACGCCGGGCAGGGACGAACAGACTCACGCCGGGCAGGGACGAACAGACTCACGCCGGGCAGGGACGAACAGACTCACGCCGGGCAGGGACGAACAGACTCACGCCGGGCAGGGACGAACAGACTCACACCGGGCAGGGACGAACAGACTCACACCGGGCAGGGACGAACAGACTCACACCGGGCAGGGACGAACAGACTCACACCGGGCAGGGACGAACAGACTCACACCGGGCAGGGACGAACAGACTCACACCGGGCAGGGACGAACAGACTCACACCGGGCAGGGACGAACAGACTCACACCGGGCAGGGACGAACAGACTCACACCGGGCAGGGACGAACAGACTCACACCGGGCAGGGACGAACAGACTCACACCGGGCAGGGACGAACAGACTCACACCGGGCAGGGACGAACAGACTCACACCGGGCAGGGACGAACAGACTCACACCGGGCAGGGACGAACAGACTCACACCGGGCAGGGACGAACAGACTCACACCGGGCAGGGACGAACAGACTCACACCGGGCAGGGACGAACAGACTCACACCGGGCAGGGACGAACAGACTCACACCGGGCAGGGACGAACAGACTCACACCGGGCAGGGACGAACAGACTCACACCGGGCAGGGACGAACAGACTCACACCGGGCAGGGACGAACAGACTCACACCGGGCAGGGACGAACAGACTCACACCGGGCAGGGACGAACAGACTCACACCGGGCAGGGACGAACAGACTCACACCGGGCAGGGACGAACAGACTCACACCGGGCAGGGACGAACAGACTCACACCGGGCAGGGACGAACAGACTCACACCGGGCAGGGACGAACAGACTCACACCGGGCAGGGACGAACAGACTCACACCGGGCAGGGACGAACAGACTCACACCGGGCAGGGACGAACAGACTCACACCGGGCAGGGACGAACAGACTCACACCGGGCAGGGACGAACAGACTCACACCGGGCAGGGACGAACAGACTCACACCGGGCAGGGACGAACAGACTCACACCGGGCAGGGACGAACAGACTCACACCGGGCAGGGACGAACAGACTCACACCGGGCAGGGACGAACAGACTCACACCGGGCAGGGACGAACAGACTCACACCGGGCAGGGACGAACAGACTCACACCGGGCAGGGACGAACAGACTCACACCGGGCAGGGACGAACAGACTCACACCGGGCAGGGACGAACAGACTCACACCGGGCAGGGACGAACAGACTCACACCGGGCAGGGACGAACAGACTCACACCGGGCAGGGACGAACAGACTCACAATTTCGAAAGGAGAAGTTAA